The following DNA comes from Longimicrobium sp..
GGGGTGCCGCATCCGGGGCGAGTTCGCCGAGAGCGTGTGCCTGGACTTCGTGAACAAGGCCCACGACGGCCACATCGGCCACGCGTACCTGGGCGCGTGGGTGAACCTGGGTGCGGAGACCACGAACAGCGACCTGAAGAACAACTACGGCAGCGTGCGCCTGTGGACGCCGGAGGGCGAGCGGGACACGGGCGAGATCAAGCTGGGCTGCTTCCTGGGCGACCACGTGAAGACGGGGATCGGGCTGCTGCTGAACACGGGCACCGTCGTGGGCGCGGGAAGCAACCTGTACGGCGCCGCGATGCCGCCCAAGTACGTTCCCCCGTTCAGCTGGGGCACCGGCGAGGAGCTGACGGCGTACCGGGCCGACAAGTTCCTGGACGTGGCCAAGCGGGCCATGGCGCGCCGCAAGGTGCAGATGGCCGACAGCTACGCCGAAGCCCTGCGCCGCGCCTGGAACCTGGCCCGCGGCGGCGAAGGCTGACGCGCCGATCCGCCGCGCCCGAACAGGGTTAGACGCTCTCCCCCACTTCGATTACATTGGAGCAGGGGAGAGCGTCCGTCGTTCCGCAGTTCACTCCCGCACTCCCGCACTAACGCACTCACGCACTTTCTTGAACGTCACCATCCTGGGCAGCGGCAGCCGCGGAAACGCGATCCTGGTGGACTCCGGCGACACCCGCCTTCTGGTGGACGCCGGGTTCAGCGGGCGCGACCTGGAGCGCCGGCTGGCGGAGGTGGAGGTGGACCCCGCCTCACTGACCGCCCTGCTGGTGACCCACGACCACGGCGACCACACGCGCGGGATGGGCGTCGCCGCGCGGCGGTGGAACGTGCCGCTGTACCTGACGGAGCTCACCCGGAACGCCTGCCGCCAGCTGCTGGACGGCACCGAAGAGGTGAGGACGTACGAGAGCGCGTCGCCGGTGGAAATCGGCGGGCTGGTGGTGACGCCGTTCCTGACGGTGCACGACGCCATCGACCCCGTCGCGGTGACGGTGACGGAGGCGGGGACGGGGGAAAAGCTGGGGATCGCCACCGACCTGGGGCGCGCGACGGCCGGTGTGCGGCACGCACTGCGGTGCTGCGACGTGCTGGTGCTGGAAAGCAACCATGACGAGATCCTGCTGCGCGAAAGCCCCTATCCCTGGTCGGTCAAGGCGCGCATCGGCGGAAGCCACGGCCACCTTTCCAACCGCGCCGCCGGCG
Coding sequences within:
- a CDS encoding MBL fold metallo-hydrolase yields the protein MNVTILGSGSRGNAILVDSGDTRLLVDAGFSGRDLERRLAEVEVDPASLTALLVTHDHGDHTRGMGVAARRWNVPLYLTELTRNACRQLLDGTEEVRTYESASPVEIGGLVVTPFLTVHDAIDPVAVTVTEAGTGEKLGIATDLGRATAGVRHALRCCDVLVLESNHDEILLRESPYPWSVKARIGGSHGHLSNRAAGELVTELFHDGLCAVVLAHLSENANEPSLAKEVVGQALAKRRFSGMLDVARQDRPTPPIDVTRMRALRLPQQMALF